The following proteins are co-located in the Sebaldella sp. S0638 genome:
- the ruvX gene encoding Holliday junction resolvase RuvX: MKKYLGLDVGDVRIGVAKSDIMGILATPLEVINRNDTDPVKRIKELLIQENTNGLVVGIPKSLDGTVKRQVEKVNEFIEELKKSIDNLEIITVDERYTTVEAEHYLRNYSKKNPRERRKVVDMVAAAIILQKFLDMK, from the coding sequence ATGAAAAAATATCTCGGACTTGATGTAGGAGATGTAAGAATAGGAGTTGCAAAATCAGATATCATGGGGATACTTGCAACTCCTTTGGAAGTAATAAACAGAAATGATACAGATCCGGTAAAGAGAATAAAAGAACTTTTAATTCAGGAAAATACCAATGGACTGGTAGTAGGAATTCCAAAAAGTCTGGACGGTACAGTAAAAAGACAGGTGGAAAAGGTAAATGAATTCATTGAGGAATTGAAAAAAAGTATAGATAATCTGGAAATTATTACAGTGGATGAAAGATATACAACAGTAGAAGCAGAGCATTATCTGAGAAATTATTCAAAGAAAAATCCTAGGGAACGCAGGAAAGTAGTAGATATGGTGGCAGCTGCCATTATTCTGCAAAAGTTTCTGGATATGAAATAA